A segment of the Candidatus Delongbacteria bacterium genome:
CATCGCCCTTCAGCAACCGCGCGCCAACCCAGACGGCGCACGTGGATCGTGGACCCCTGCGCGGCTCGCACCTTGAGCGGGCTGTTGAATCCGCCCATGCCATTGCTCACCGAGTCGGGATTGCTGGGATCCAGCAATTCCCGATCGCCGACCTTGAACAGGTATTCGTAATCCCCGGACTCCAGCGCCACACGTGTTGAATAATGGCCCGGGGTGAGTTCTTCCAGGGTGTTTGCTCCGCGGTTCCAGCCGTTGAAACTGCCGAAGACGAACACATTCTGACCCGGCTCGCCGTCGTGGACGAAGTCCACGGGCACCCGGCCTCCACTTCGCAGCAGAACATCGCCGTCCTTTGATTCGAGCACCTGCCAGCCGAATGGTGCGTCACATGCCAGCTCGAGACTGCCGGGCGTGGCTGTCATGCTCACATGGTCCAGAGCAGGCCCCGTGGCACTCAAGGTGGACGTTGGCGACAAACCGAGGCTGGCATTGGTGAATCGGCTGGATTCGCCGGGGTTCAGCGTCAGCACGGGGGTCAGTTCCACCATGGCGGCGACAGTGCTGAGCAGGCCCAGGGCGAGCAGCAGCAGTATGGAGACGGTGCGGGGCAGGGAACTCATTCTGCATCCTCCAGGGGAGTGGGCCGCGATCGATGGACGACACGTTGCGGGTCGCGAGCGGCTGTCCAATGTAGGAGAATCCGGTTGCTGCCGGGAATTGCATGGCAGCCTGACGTATTCCGAACACTTGACACCGGGAGCCAATGGGAACCGCATTTGTTTTTCAATGAGTTGCCGTTCGGCCCGTTTATTGCCGTCTGCGTCGCAACCTGTCCACCGCCTCGGTGGGCCCCCCGAGCCCTGAACCTGACAATCGACACAATCATCCATTTCCCCCTGGAGGAAGCATGCGCATCTCTCGTCTGTTCACATCCGTGCTGGCCGTCGTTGGTCTGGCACTCAGCGCCCAGGCCGTGGTCGGCTGGGGCAATATCCAGTGGCCGATTCCCGGTTCGACCCAGCCCTCGAACTCCGCGATCACCGTGTACAGCCAGGTCTGGAAGGGCGGCTGCACCGACATGCCCGGCGCCTGTGCCGATCTGGTGCCGACCCTGTACTACAAAATGCCCAGCGAAGGCAGCTTCAGTGCGGTGGCGATGGCCTACAATACCGACAGCGGAAGCAACGACGAGTACATGGGGCAGATTCCGCAGACTTCTCTGGCCGAATCCCAGGTGCTGTTCTATATCGAGTACATGGATGTCAGCGACCAGTCGTTCTTCTATCCTGATGGCTACTCCGAGTTCGAACCGGCCTACTACGACATCGTCCAGGCCACATTGAATGATTTTGAGCTGACCCTCTGCGTTGACATGCATTGCACCCAAGTGGGCGATCCCGGTGTGTCCGGCTCATTCAACGGTTGGGCCTTTCTGGGTCTGAACTCCACACCGAACCCGAATGTCTGGTGCACCACGATCACCATTCCGGCAGGTTCCTCACCCACCGTATACTTCAAGTTCCGCAACCCCGGCGTCAACGACTGGGAAAACATCGGCGACCGTGTCTACACCATTGCCGATGGTGCCACCAGCGATGGCCTCGCCCTGCACTGGGACAACGTCAGCGATTGCCCCACCAGTGGCACCGAGGATCTCCCCGGCGCTTTCAACCTGAGCCCCGCCTACCCCAATCCCTTCAACCCCAGCACCACCATCGCCTTCGCGATGGCGCACACCGCGGAAGTCCGTCTGGTCGTCAGTGACCTGGCCGGCCGCACCGTGGCGACGCTCGTTGATGGAATGGTGGCCAGTGGAGCCCATGAGGTCACCTTCGACGCCTCCAGCCTCGCCAGTGGCGTGTACGTGTACACCCTGAGCAGCGAAGGCCAGAGCCGCAGTCAGAAGATGGTCCTCCTGAAGTAGCCTTGTCACGGGAGGAGGAACAAGGGGGTCCGCGCTCATGGTGCGGATCCCCTTTGTTCGTTCAGTGGTGTCGTAATTCGCATGTGCAAGAAAAAAGCCCGTGTGGTGAGCACGGGCTTCTGTGTGTCATGGAGTGTGGCTCAGTCTTCGTCGTCGCCGTCGGCTTCTTCGTCTTCGGTGCCGAAACGGTGTTCTTCATCGAGCATGGCTTCTTCGTAGGCTTCCAGCGGGCTGAGGTCGGTGTAGACCATCTTGATCAACAGGTGCAGATGGTCGTCCAGCAGCGCCAGATTGCCCCCGATGGCGTCGTTGATCTGTTCGCGGTTGAGCGAGTGTTCGCGACACAGCAGATAGGTCTTCAGGGCCAGACTGCCCGTGTTCAGGTCGAGCTCGAAGTCTCCGTAGCGCTGGCCCAGGTTCAGCCGGGTCACCAGTTCCATCAGCACATAGCGCTTCTCGATGGGAATCGTCAGCGGCAGGAAAGAATAGAAGGTGAAGATCTCGGCCTGCCCGTCCCAGACGGCCCGACATTGCCAGGTGCCGTTGGAGCCGTTGTAGGTGGCATCGACGGAACCATCTTCCGGATAGAAGCGATGGTCCCAGTCCAGCTCGTTGAAATACTCGAGGATGGTTTCCATCGGATTGGCGCGCATTGCTGCAGGCTCCTGTTGACTCCGGCCGCCACGGTTCGTTTGCTGACTGCTGGCGGTTGGGGAGTGTGGTCGACGGGGAATGTACGATGAGCGGGTGCCGGGTTCCAAATCGCTTTCGCCATCTGCCGAATCTGTCCATTACCCCCGAGCTGCGCCGCCAACCGCTTTTCCGGCAAGTCCCGGCCTTGTGCCACCGATAGAACCGGTTCGGCGTCAGGCTGTTCCAATGCCAGGGAGATTCAATGCCCGCATCCTTTCCAGCTTTGCGGTCATGCGTGTCCATCGGCTCCCGGTGGCGGCTCGTTCAGGCCGGAATCCTCCTCACCGCCTGTCTCGCGCAGGGAGCGGATCTGCGTCAGGACCTCTGTCAGCGGCAACTGGAACAGGGGCAACGCCTGTTTCACCAGCAACAGTACAGCGAAGCGGCCGCTCAGATGCGTTCGGTGCTGCAGCGTTGTTCCGGATTGGTTGAGGCGCGCCTGCTGCTGGGGCGCTGCCTGTTGGATCTGGGCAGCGCGCAGGACGCGGCGACGGAGCTTGAACTGGCCATGGAGCTTGATCCCGCCAATGGAGAAATCGTGCGTACTCTGGCTCTGGCGCTTTCCCGGCTGGGCCGATTCACGGAAGCGGCCGGAGTCTGCCGCCATCTCCTGGCCAACCCACGGATCTCCGCCACGGAACGGGAAGCGCTGGCCCATGCGCTGGAGGTTCATGCGGGACTGGAAGAACTGAGTCAGCGCGACCAGCCCCAGGATCATCGCTGGAATCTGGGGCCCCTGATCAATTCCAGCTTCAATGACTACATGCCCACCGTTACCGTGGATGGGCGACGACTGTTCTTCACCAGCGACCGCCCCGGTGGAGTGGGTGATTGCCCGCCGGGACAGCGCTGCCGCGAAGATTTCTGGCAGAGTGAGTGGGGC
Coding sequences within it:
- a CDS encoding T9SS type A sorting domain-containing protein produces the protein MRISRLFTSVLAVVGLALSAQAVVGWGNIQWPIPGSTQPSNSAITVYSQVWKGGCTDMPGACADLVPTLYYKMPSEGSFSAVAMAYNTDSGSNDEYMGQIPQTSLAESQVLFYIEYMDVSDQSFFYPDGYSEFEPAYYDIVQATLNDFELTLCVDMHCTQVGDPGVSGSFNGWAFLGLNSTPNPNVWCTTITIPAGSSPTVYFKFRNPGVNDWENIGDRVYTIADGATSDGLALHWDNVSDCPTSGTEDLPGAFNLSPAYPNPFNPSTTIAFAMAHTAEVRLVVSDLAGRTVATLVDGMVASGAHEVTFDASSLASGVYVYTLSSEGQSRSQKMVLLK
- a CDS encoding YbjN domain-containing protein, with amino-acid sequence MRANPMETILEYFNELDWDHRFYPEDGSVDATYNGSNGTWQCRAVWDGQAEIFTFYSFLPLTIPIEKRYVLMELVTRLNLGQRYGDFELDLNTGSLALKTYLLCREHSLNREQINDAIGGNLALLDDHLHLLIKMVYTDLSPLEAYEEAMLDEEHRFGTEDEEADGDDED